The following coding sequences are from one Comamonas koreensis window:
- a CDS encoding segregation and condensation protein A — protein MATPGNLTQAEDDVRPAAGAAAMPEVVDQVALARLYGEPLFAMPTDLYIPPDALEVFLEAFEGPLDLLLYLIRKQNFNILDIPMLSVTRQYLSYVDEIRSRNLELAAEYLLMAAMLIEIKSRMLLPPKKQAEGEEAEDPRAELVRRLLEYEQMKLAAQGLGAVPQYGRDFIKAQVFIEQALQPRFPDVEMSELQEAWRDILKRAKLVQTHKITREELSVREYMSAILKRLQGRRFVEFEDIFEPEKGSTVLVVTFIALLELAKETLIEITQAEAFAPIYVRLSYTPV, from the coding sequence ATGGCAACACCCGGCAACCTGACCCAGGCTGAGGACGACGTGCGCCCCGCCGCTGGGGCTGCCGCCATGCCCGAGGTGGTGGATCAGGTCGCGCTCGCGCGGCTCTACGGCGAGCCGCTGTTTGCCATGCCCACCGACCTGTACATCCCGCCCGATGCGCTGGAGGTGTTCCTGGAGGCGTTTGAAGGCCCGCTGGACTTGCTGCTCTACCTGATCCGCAAGCAGAACTTCAACATCCTCGACATCCCGATGCTGAGCGTCACCCGCCAGTACCTGAGCTATGTCGACGAGATCCGCAGCCGCAACCTGGAGCTGGCCGCCGAGTACCTGCTGATGGCCGCGATGCTGATCGAGATCAAGTCGCGCATGCTGCTGCCGCCCAAAAAGCAGGCCGAGGGCGAAGAGGCCGAAGACCCGCGTGCCGAGTTGGTGCGCCGCCTGCTGGAGTACGAGCAGATGAAGCTCGCCGCCCAGGGCCTGGGTGCCGTGCCGCAGTATGGGCGCGACTTCATCAAGGCCCAGGTCTTTATCGAGCAGGCGCTGCAGCCGCGCTTTCCCGATGTGGAGATGTCCGAGCTGCAAGAGGCCTGGCGCGACATCCTCAAACGCGCCAAGCTGGTGCAGACCCACAAGATCACCCGCGAGGAGCTCTCGGTGCGCGAGTACATGAGCGCGATCCTCAAGCGACTGCAAGGGCGGCGCTTTGTTGAGTTCGAGGACATCTTCGAGCCGGAAAAAGGCAGCACCGTGCTGGTGGTGACCTTCATCGCGCTGCTGGAGCTGGCCAAGGAAACGCTGATCGAGATCACCCAGGCAGAAGCCTTTGCGCCCATCTATGTGCGGCTGTCCTATACGCCCGTCTAG
- a CDS encoding DUF3460 family protein: MSFFRRPDYQSDTTQFLLKLKADKPELEQGQREGRALLWDKDLDRQQQAEYQTARVAQKPYVYQTNHD, from the coding sequence ATGTCTTTCTTCCGCCGCCCCGACTACCAATCCGACACCACCCAGTTCCTGCTCAAGCTCAAGGCCGACAAGCCCGAGCTGGAACAAGGCCAGCGCGAAGGCCGTGCCCTGCTCTGGGACAAGGATCTGGACCGCCAGCAGCAAGCCGAGTACCAAACCGCACGTGTGGCGCAAAAGCCCTACGTGTACCAAACCAACCACGATTGA
- a CDS encoding outer membrane protein assembly factor BamE, producing MSFFTKLAIATSALAVSVFLAGCDQQRIKELEEHVSTEQDVRDRFGEPNQIWDEADGSHTLEYTRQPAGAQNYMITIGTDGKMSALRQVLAPAYFAKVQPGMDQQQIRRLLGQPAKRTSYPLKNEAEWDWGWIDPPSTKMLFTVVFDAQGKVLRSNSTQVVNSR from the coding sequence ATGTCCTTCTTCACCAAGCTTGCAATCGCCACCTCTGCGCTGGCCGTTTCCGTGTTTTTGGCGGGCTGCGACCAGCAGCGCATCAAGGAACTGGAAGAGCACGTCTCCACCGAGCAGGACGTGCGCGACCGCTTTGGTGAGCCCAACCAGATCTGGGACGAGGCCGATGGCTCGCACACGCTGGAGTACACGCGCCAGCCCGCCGGTGCGCAGAACTACATGATCACCATTGGCACCGACGGCAAGATGAGCGCGCTGCGCCAGGTGCTGGCCCCTGCCTACTTTGCCAAGGTGCAGCCGGGCATGGATCAGCAGCAGATCCGCCGCCTGCTGGGCCAGCCGGCCAAGCGCACCAGCTATCCGCTGAAGAACGAGGCCGAATGGGACTGGGGCTGGATCGACCCGCCCAGCACCAAGATGCTGTTCACCGTGGTGTTCGACGCCCAGGGCAAGGTGCTGCGCAGCAACAGCACCCAGGTGGTGAATAGCCGCTGA
- a CDS encoding YitT family protein has protein sequence MSSPLSRPDGPTALPGPVAAAPASLGPALRHGRFEDAQALFTGSLFVSITLGLFAQAGLLTGSTAGLAFLLHYATGLPFGAIFFAINLPFYWFAWTRMGPEFTIKTFVSVALLALLVDIGPRFIHIDYLNPLYAAIAGGLLMGTGCLFLARHRSSLGGATIVSLYLQDRYGIRAGKVQMVIDCTVVLLALWVVPLERVAYSVLAAIVMSVFLWISHRPGRYAGN, from the coding sequence ATGTCCTCACCGCTATCCCGCCCTGATGGCCCCACGGCCCTGCCTGGCCCTGTCGCCGCTGCGCCCGCGTCGCTTGGCCCTGCGCTGCGCCATGGCCGCTTTGAAGATGCACAGGCGCTGTTCACCGGCTCGCTGTTTGTCTCGATCACACTGGGGCTGTTTGCGCAGGCCGGGCTGCTGACGGGCAGCACGGCAGGCTTGGCGTTCTTGCTGCACTACGCCACAGGCCTGCCGTTTGGCGCGATTTTCTTTGCGATCAATCTGCCCTTTTACTGGTTCGCCTGGACGCGCATGGGGCCGGAGTTCACGATCAAGACCTTTGTCTCGGTGGCGCTGCTGGCGCTGCTGGTCGATATCGGGCCGCGCTTTATCCATATCGATTACCTCAACCCGCTGTATGCCGCGATTGCCGGAGGCCTGTTGATGGGCACCGGTTGCCTCTTCCTGGCGCGCCACCGCTCCAGCCTGGGCGGCGCCACCATCGTGTCGCTCTACCTGCAGGACCGCTATGGCATCCGCGCCGGCAAGGTGCAGATGGTCATCGACTGCACGGTCGTGCTGCTGGCGCTGTGGGTCGTGCCCCTCGAGCGCGTGGCGTACTCGGTGCTGGCCGCCATCGTGATGAGCGTGTTCCTGTGGATCAGCCACCGGCCCGGGCGCTATGCCGGTAACTGA
- the metG gene encoding methionine--tRNA ligase, which produces MSQRKIFVTTALPYANGNFHIGHIMEYIQADTWVRAQRMQGNAVNFVGADDAHGAPIMIAAEKAGKTPQQFVADIAAGRKQYLDGFHIGFDNWSNTDSPENHELSKQIYLDLKKAGFIETRTIEQFFDPEKNMFLPDRFIKGECPRCHAKDQYGDNCEVCSSVYAPTDLINPYSALSGAKPVMKSSEHFFFKLSDPRAVEFLTSWTQDGQHVQPEVAAKIKEWFGVRTNPDGSTSEGLDDWDISRDAPYFGIEIPDAPGKYFYVWLDAPVGYLASLKNLLAQRGEDYDAYMADPALEQYHFIGKDIITFHTLFWPAMLKFSGRKTPTKICVHGFLTVNNGEKMSKSRGTGLDPLKYLALKMNPEWLRYYLGAKLNGKNEDIDFTAEDFMLRVNSDLIGKYVNIASRAAGFISKRFEGRLGEVSADGQELLAVLRAQKEAIVAAYEVRDTARAAREIMLLCDKVNSYVDANKPWELAKKDDMQARLHDVCTVCIEAFRILTIYLKPMLPGVAAEVANFLIVPPEQFGDVDKALGAGHQIGIYQHLMQRVDPLQLEALFETPASQEKAAAAAAPAKAKKADKKAEAVVDPNAPGGEPLAETIGIDDFARIDLRIAKIVECKAVEGSTKLLQLTLDVGEKGDDGQPKMRNVFSGISSMYTPEQLQGKLTVLVANLAPRKMKFGISEGMVLAASHADEKAHPGIYVLEPFPGALPGMRIH; this is translated from the coding sequence ATGTCTCAACGAAAGATTTTCGTCACCACCGCCCTGCCGTATGCGAACGGCAACTTCCACATCGGCCACATCATGGAGTACATCCAGGCCGATACCTGGGTGCGTGCGCAGCGAATGCAGGGCAATGCGGTCAACTTTGTCGGTGCTGATGACGCCCATGGCGCGCCCATCATGATTGCCGCCGAAAAAGCCGGCAAGACGCCCCAGCAGTTTGTGGCCGACATCGCCGCCGGCCGCAAGCAGTACCTCGACGGCTTCCACATCGGTTTTGACAACTGGAGCAATACCGACAGCCCCGAGAACCACGAGCTGTCCAAGCAGATCTACCTGGACCTGAAAAAAGCCGGCTTTATCGAGACGCGCACCATCGAGCAGTTCTTCGACCCTGAGAAGAACATGTTCCTGCCTGACCGCTTCATCAAGGGCGAATGCCCGCGCTGCCACGCCAAGGACCAGTACGGCGACAACTGCGAGGTCTGCAGCTCGGTGTATGCGCCCACCGATCTGATCAATCCCTACTCGGCGCTGTCTGGTGCCAAGCCGGTGATGAAGAGCTCGGAGCATTTCTTCTTCAAGCTGTCCGACCCGCGCGCGGTCGAGTTCCTGACCAGCTGGACCCAGGACGGCCAGCATGTGCAGCCCGAGGTGGCCGCCAAGATCAAGGAATGGTTTGGCGTGCGCACCAACCCCGATGGCTCGACCAGCGAAGGCCTGGACGACTGGGACATCTCGCGCGATGCGCCCTACTTCGGCATCGAGATCCCCGATGCGCCGGGCAAGTACTTCTACGTCTGGCTGGATGCGCCTGTGGGCTACCTGGCGTCGCTCAAGAACCTGCTGGCCCAGCGCGGCGAAGACTACGACGCCTACATGGCCGACCCGGCGCTCGAGCAGTACCACTTCATCGGCAAGGACATCATCACCTTCCACACCCTGTTCTGGCCGGCGATGCTGAAGTTCAGCGGCCGCAAGACCCCGACCAAGATCTGCGTGCATGGCTTCCTGACGGTGAACAACGGCGAGAAGATGAGCAAGAGCCGGGGCACGGGCCTGGACCCACTCAAGTACCTGGCCCTCAAGATGAACCCCGAGTGGCTGCGCTACTACCTGGGCGCCAAGCTCAATGGCAAGAACGAGGACATCGACTTCACTGCCGAAGACTTCATGCTGCGCGTCAACTCCGACCTGATCGGCAAGTACGTGAACATCGCCTCGCGCGCCGCTGGCTTTATCAGCAAACGCTTTGAAGGCCGCCTGGGCGAAGTGAGCGCTGATGGCCAGGAGCTGCTGGCCGTGCTGCGCGCGCAAAAGGAGGCGATTGTGGCCGCCTACGAGGTGCGCGACACCGCCCGCGCCGCGCGCGAGATCATGCTGCTGTGCGACAAGGTCAACAGCTATGTCGATGCCAACAAGCCCTGGGAGCTGGCCAAGAAGGACGACATGCAGGCGCGCCTGCACGACGTGTGCACGGTCTGCATCGAGGCCTTTCGCATCCTGACCATCTACCTCAAGCCGATGCTGCCGGGCGTCGCCGCCGAAGTGGCGAACTTCCTGATCGTGCCGCCCGAGCAATTTGGCGACGTAGACAAGGCGCTGGGCGCCGGCCACCAGATTGGCATCTACCAGCATTTGATGCAACGCGTGGACCCCTTGCAGCTCGAGGCGCTGTTCGAGACCCCTGCCAGCCAGGAAAAGGCCGCCGCCGCTGCAGCGCCTGCCAAGGCCAAGAAGGCAGACAAAAAAGCCGAGGCCGTGGTGGACCCGAACGCCCCCGGCGGCGAGCCATTGGCCGAGACCATCGGCATTGACGACTTTGCCCGCATCGACCTGCGCATCGCCAAGATTGTCGAATGCAAGGCCGTCGAAGGCTCGACCAAGCTGCTGCAGCTGACCCTGGATGTCGGCGAAAAGGGCGATGACGGCCAGCCGAAGATGCGCAATGTGTTCAGCGGCATCAGCAGCATGTACACGCCAGAGCAGCTGCAAGGCAAGCTCACCGTGCTGGTGGCCAACCTGGCGCCGCGCAAGATGAAGTTCGGCATCTCCGAAGGCATGGTGCTGGCCGCCAGCCACGCCGATGAGAAGGCCCACCCCGGCATCTATGTGCTCGAGCCCTTCCCCGGCGCGCTGCCCGGCATGCGCATCCATTGA
- a CDS encoding patatin-like phospholipase family protein, with amino-acid sequence MSPALHYSPHSAATAIVLSGGGARAAYQVGVLQALSRLRQNAGADHEPTPFPIAVGTSAGAINAAGLACGADHFDLAVQRLSRVWRNFSTSQVYRADAFGVMRSGARWLSLLTLGWALTRWHHSKPRSLLDNAPLLELLKAELPLEKIPHLLHSGKLSALAITASSYTTGEHITFYEAGPHVPAWSRTQRRAIQDRISHQHLMASSSIPFIFAPAELMLRGQYNYLGDGAMRQTAPLAPAVHLGAQRIVVVGVGRSHEVLNLPQGEHPPYPSLAQVAGHALSTIFLDALSVDVERAQRINHTLSLIPEAERARSALRPLDLLVITPSQSLDALALAHLQELPTPVRTLLGAMGVSMHSQNVGSAALASYLLFEPGYTRALMALGRADTMARRDEVCAFFGWGSRPTGPAKPLVAPAGPVSA; translated from the coding sequence ATGTCGCCCGCTCTGCACTACAGCCCCCATTCCGCCGCCACCGCCATCGTGCTCTCCGGCGGCGGCGCGCGTGCCGCCTACCAGGTGGGAGTGCTGCAGGCGCTCTCGCGCCTGCGCCAGAACGCCGGGGCCGACCATGAACCAACGCCCTTTCCCATCGCGGTTGGCACCTCGGCCGGCGCGATCAATGCCGCAGGTCTTGCCTGCGGCGCTGACCATTTCGACCTGGCCGTGCAGCGCCTCTCGCGGGTGTGGCGCAATTTCTCCACCAGCCAGGTCTACCGTGCCGATGCCTTTGGCGTGATGCGCAGCGGCGCGCGCTGGCTGAGCCTGTTGACGCTGGGCTGGGCGCTGACGCGCTGGCACCATAGCAAACCGCGCTCGCTGCTGGACAACGCGCCGCTCCTGGAGCTGCTCAAGGCCGAGCTGCCGCTGGAGAAAATCCCGCACCTGCTGCACAGCGGCAAGCTGTCGGCGCTGGCGATCACCGCATCGAGCTACACCACAGGCGAGCACATCACCTTCTATGAAGCCGGCCCGCATGTGCCCGCCTGGTCGCGCACGCAGCGCCGCGCCATCCAGGACCGCATCAGCCACCAGCACCTGATGGCCTCCTCGTCCATCCCCTTCATCTTTGCGCCCGCCGAGCTGATGCTGCGCGGCCAGTACAACTACCTGGGCGATGGTGCGATGCGCCAGACCGCGCCGCTCGCCCCAGCCGTGCACCTGGGCGCCCAGCGCATCGTTGTCGTCGGCGTCGGCCGCTCACACGAGGTGCTGAACCTGCCCCAGGGCGAACACCCGCCGTACCCCTCGCTCGCGCAGGTGGCCGGCCACGCCCTGTCCACCATCTTTCTCGATGCGCTGTCGGTCGATGTGGAGCGGGCCCAGCGCATCAACCACACCTTGAGCCTGATCCCCGAGGCCGAGCGCGCCCGCAGTGCCTTGCGTCCGCTGGACCTGCTGGTAATCACGCCGTCGCAGTCGCTGGACGCTTTGGCGCTGGCCCACCTGCAAGAGCTCCCTACGCCGGTGCGCACGCTGCTGGGCGCGATGGGCGTGTCCATGCACAGCCAGAACGTGGGCAGCGCAGCACTGGCCAGCTATTTGCTGTTCGAGCCGGGCTACACCCGGGCACTGATGGCGCTGGGCCGAGCCGACACCATGGCCCGGCGCGACGAGGTCTGTGCCTTTTTTGGCTGGGGCAGCCGCCCCACCGGCCCCGCCAAACCCCTGGTCGCGCCAGCTGGCCCCGTAAGCGCCTAG
- a CDS encoding restriction endonuclease encodes MKLKMAENSVFAILLRSSWWISVVVGAIIVVLCLALLPKDIRFVGAAGSLPFLVIGAMAAKRQWSQPSAAATEALLAQAGAMSSRDLQAWLSRAWQAEGYAVTPVQQGAADLQLARNGQTTLVQTKRSKAGVHGIEPLRALHDAASQAGAASVYVLLQGELSDNARLFARDQKIVLLQNLELATLLKKGAAR; translated from the coding sequence GTGAAACTGAAAATGGCCGAGAACTCCGTGTTTGCAATCTTGCTGCGCTCGTCGTGGTGGATCAGTGTGGTGGTCGGAGCCATCATCGTGGTGCTGTGCCTGGCGCTGCTGCCCAAGGACATCCGCTTTGTCGGCGCTGCCGGCAGCCTGCCTTTCCTCGTGATCGGCGCCATGGCCGCCAAGCGCCAGTGGAGCCAGCCCAGCGCTGCGGCCACCGAGGCGCTGCTCGCGCAAGCTGGCGCCATGTCCAGCCGCGATCTGCAGGCCTGGCTCAGCCGCGCCTGGCAGGCCGAGGGCTACGCTGTCACCCCCGTGCAGCAAGGCGCGGCCGATCTGCAGCTGGCACGCAACGGCCAGACGACCCTGGTGCAGACCAAGCGCAGCAAGGCCGGCGTGCACGGCATCGAGCCGCTGCGCGCGCTGCATGACGCGGCCAGCCAGGCCGGCGCCGCCAGCGTCTATGTGCTGCTGCAAGGCGAGCTGAGCGACAATGCCCGCCTGTTTGCCCGTGACCAAAAAATCGTGCTGCTGCAGAATCTGGAGCTGGCGACCTTGCTGAAAAAGGGCGCGGCGCGCTGA
- the apbC gene encoding iron-sulfur cluster carrier protein ApbC gives MTVTEPTILAALASVQDPHTGKDFVSTRAVRNLQINGGDVAFEVEMGYPAKSLVPQLRSQFVAAAKTVPGVDNVSVSISNKVISHAVQRGVPLIPGVKNIIAVASGKGGVGKSTTTANLALALAAEGASVGVLDADIYGPSQTMMMGVDGKPESSDGKTMEPKLNHGVQVMSIGLLVDQDQAMIWRGPMAVQALEQMLRQTNWAGLDYLLIDMPPGTGDIQLTLSQRVPLTGAVIVTTPQDIALLDARKGIKMFEKVGVPILGVIENMAMHVCTNCGHVEHIFGADGGKHMAADYKLDYLGALPLSMQIREQADSGTPTVVAAPDSEVAAIYRQVARSIAVKIAQQAKDFSSKFPTISVSSNT, from the coding sequence ATGACAGTGACCGAACCAACGATACTGGCCGCGCTGGCCAGTGTTCAAGACCCGCATACGGGCAAAGATTTTGTCAGCACGCGTGCCGTGCGCAACCTCCAGATCAACGGTGGCGACGTCGCCTTTGAGGTGGAGATGGGCTATCCAGCCAAAAGCCTGGTGCCGCAGCTGCGCAGCCAGTTCGTGGCCGCTGCCAAGACGGTGCCGGGCGTGGATAACGTCTCGGTGAGCATCAGCAACAAGGTGATCTCGCATGCGGTGCAGCGCGGTGTGCCGCTGATACCGGGCGTCAAGAACATCATTGCGGTGGCATCGGGCAAGGGCGGCGTGGGCAAGAGCACTACCACCGCCAACCTGGCGCTGGCCCTGGCGGCCGAGGGCGCCAGCGTCGGCGTGCTGGACGCCGATATCTACGGCCCCAGCCAGACCATGATGATGGGCGTGGACGGCAAGCCCGAGAGCAGCGATGGCAAGACCATGGAGCCCAAGCTCAACCATGGCGTGCAGGTGATGTCGATCGGCCTCTTGGTCGACCAGGACCAGGCGATGATCTGGCGCGGGCCGATGGCCGTGCAGGCGCTCGAGCAAATGCTGCGCCAGACCAACTGGGCTGGGCTCGACTACCTGTTGATCGACATGCCACCGGGCACCGGTGACATCCAGCTGACCTTGAGCCAGCGCGTGCCGTTGACCGGCGCGGTGATCGTCACCACCCCACAGGACATTGCCTTGCTCGACGCGCGCAAGGGCATCAAGATGTTCGAGAAGGTGGGCGTGCCGATCCTCGGCGTGATCGAGAACATGGCCATGCATGTCTGCACGAACTGCGGCCATGTGGAGCATATCTTTGGCGCCGATGGCGGCAAGCACATGGCAGCCGATTACAAGCTGGACTACCTGGGCGCGCTGCCGCTGTCGATGCAGATCCGCGAGCAGGCCGACAGCGGCACCCCCACCGTAGTGGCCGCGCCCGACAGCGAAGTGGCCGCCATCTACCGGCAGGTGGCGCGCAGCATTGCGGTCAAGATTGCGCAGCAGGCCAAGGATTTCTCGTCGAAGTTCCCGACGATCTCCGTGAGCAGCAACACCTGA
- a CDS encoding LysR family transcriptional regulator yields MNLLAAMRYLAALHAHGHFARAAQACHITQPALSNALRALEAEFGVAIVRRGRVFAGFTPEGEQVLQTGLEMLQSEARLRQRLSAQAGQLQGQLRMAAVPTAMPMLLRFASLLRQQHPGLVPALHAMSSPDIERGLEELSLDLALGYSDRIRRPRTHCAPQYQEHYYLLQSAPAPACVADTLHAAEPYTWVQAAQQPLCLLTPDMHNRQIVERSFLAVGVLVQAAMETNSVQALLQAVGEGQMASIVPGAVLATVRHTPGLRAWPLVEPVVESEVGFLYQQSQQAMPAMEAARALMALDEWQQQCLQHAGALQALAAAPPPQP; encoded by the coding sequence ATGAACCTGCTCGCTGCCATGCGCTACCTGGCCGCGCTCCATGCGCATGGCCATTTCGCGCGGGCAGCCCAAGCCTGCCACATCACCCAGCCGGCGCTGTCCAATGCGCTGCGCGCGCTGGAGGCCGAGTTTGGCGTGGCCATCGTGCGCCGGGGCCGGGTGTTTGCCGGCTTTACGCCCGAGGGCGAGCAGGTACTGCAAACCGGGCTGGAGATGCTGCAAAGCGAGGCGCGCCTGCGCCAGCGCCTCTCGGCCCAGGCGGGGCAGTTGCAAGGGCAGCTGCGCATGGCGGCCGTGCCCACGGCCATGCCAATGCTGCTGCGCTTTGCCAGTCTGCTGCGCCAGCAGCACCCGGGCCTGGTGCCGGCGCTGCATGCGATGAGCTCGCCCGACATCGAGCGCGGCCTCGAAGAGCTGAGCCTGGACCTGGCGCTGGGCTACAGCGACCGCATCCGCCGCCCACGCACCCACTGCGCGCCCCAGTACCAGGAGCACTACTACCTGCTGCAGTCCGCGCCAGCACCAGCCTGCGTGGCCGATACCCTGCATGCGGCCGAGCCCTACACCTGGGTGCAGGCTGCGCAGCAGCCGCTGTGTCTGCTGACCCCCGATATGCACAACCGCCAGATCGTGGAGCGCAGCTTTTTGGCCGTCGGCGTGCTAGTGCAGGCGGCGATGGAGACCAACTCGGTCCAGGCCTTGCTGCAGGCGGTGGGCGAGGGCCAGATGGCCAGCATCGTGCCCGGGGCGGTGCTGGCGACCGTGCGCCATACACCAGGTCTGCGCGCCTGGCCTCTGGTGGAGCCAGTCGTCGAGAGCGAAGTCGGCTTTCTCTACCAGCAATCCCAGCAGGCGATGCCCGCTATGGAGGCGGCGCGCGCGCTGATGGCGCTGGATGAATGGCAGCAGCAATGCCTGCAGCATGCCGGGGCTTTGCAGGCCTTGGCAGCTGCGCCGCCACCCCAGCCATAG